The proteins below are encoded in one region of Nilaparvata lugens isolate BPH chromosome X, ASM1435652v1, whole genome shotgun sequence:
- the LOC111054549 gene encoding uncharacterized protein LOC111054549 encodes MYAVIEFGGSEENQTAVVREEWLTPAKKEVFWPPFKVSTQFHKALVEGATPDEKKWTLFPVRRCLYICDDLLKAREKEKLAEKESDIQTDGDELLDGRRKRRKTSKKLFISSDDSSDDSCKRAKKNLSYKNKCQYYPRPPSPPTNQLREDCSSQSLVSTPKSLTATLTPTDSSIEKTVTESGFAVVARKLAKLESEVLSLRQYLEEYLPKIVCNAAGTENSSMIPDSMPTLPCLSHEDVLKLEEWISVEGNEQIFVKFLARIGGKKLDHVVRRILERVISNNLANDYNWTGKKQKIALREFKFIDVIVCAVQNNKCTSSATDEEIQTIIRNWFRFSKDRDGGQEKRRMAPPPNHM; translated from the exons atgtatGCTGTGATAGAGTTTGGGGGCAGTGAGGAGAACCAGACAGCCGTAGTGAGGGAGGAATGGCTAACACCAGCTAAGAAAGAGGTTTTCTGGCCACCCTTCAAAGTTTCTACACAATTCCATAAGGCTTTGGTTGAAGGCGCAACACCTGACGAAAAAAAGTGGACATTATTTCCGGTCAGGCGATGCCTATACATTTGTG ATGATCTACTGAAGGCTCGTGAGAAAGAGAAATTGGCGGAGAAGGAGTCTGACATACAAACGGATGGTGATGAATTACTTGATGGGAGAAGAAAGAGACGAAAAACTAGCAAGAAACTATTCATCAGCAGTGATGATTCATCTGACGACTCCTGCAAAAGAGCAAAAAAAAATCTTTCCTACAAAAACAAATGTCAGTATTACCCCCGTCCGCCTTCACCACCAACAAATCAGCTACGGGAAGACTGTTCTTCACAATCATTAGTTTCCACACCAAAGTCATTAACTGCAACACTGACACCGACAGACTCTTCAATTGAAAAAACTGTCACTGAATCTG GATTTGCTGTTGTTGCAAGAAAACTTGCAAAACTTGAAAGTGAAGTATTGTCTTTGAGACAGTATTTGGAAGAGTATCTCCCAAAAATCGTCTGTAATGCCGCTGGGACTGAAAATTCGTCAATGATTCCAGATTCCATGCCAACACTACCATGTTTGTCGCATGAGGATGTACTGAAACTTGAAGAGTGGATTTCAGTGGAAGGAAACGAACAAATATTT GTCAAGTTCTTGGCACGAATAGGTGGGAAGAAGTTGGATCACGTTGTAAGAAGAATTCTGGAAAGAGTTATCAGCAACAACCTTGCAAATGATTACAACTGGACtggaaaaaaacagaaaatagcCTTGAGAGAATTCAAATTCATCGATGTAATTGTCT gcGCAGTACAGAACAACAAGTGTACTTCCAGTGCTACAGATGAAGAAATTCagacaataataagaaattGGTTTCGATTTTCCAAAGACCGTGATGGAGgtcaagaaaaaagaagaatggCTCCACCACCTAATCACATGTAA